The following coding sequences are from one Electrophorus electricus isolate fEleEle1 chromosome 22, fEleEle1.pri, whole genome shotgun sequence window:
- the LOC118240544 gene encoding arginine esterase-like, producing the protein MAMLKFLQLLLLTAGVESAVVKHRLIGGKPCGNNERLHQVWVFQVTHSEKSFCGGTLIDKKWVLTAAHCYNKSVIRSVEVWAGVHPKRAYQKFNIQERDIHIFDVTERTGDIMLLKLPGPVSGITPAKLPDSSCQTPVNGEQLQIAGHGSTVNQTGPVDLKQPLQCLDLKVTRCPQLINNYLCGKGLPNNPPAFTCKGDSGGGWLKKRFGRRSVIYGVHKGSHLTFSKIAYSTSVCAPPIRKWINYIMTNH; encoded by the exons ATGGCAATGCTGAAGTTCCTGCAACTCTTGCTTTTGACAGCAG gAGTTGAATCTGCTGTGGTTAAACATCGACTGATTGGTGGAAAACCTTGTGGCAACAATGAACGCCTCCATCAAGTGTGGGTTTTTCAAGTGACACATTCAGAAAAAAGTTTCTGTGGAGGGACTCTGATCGACAAGAAGTGGGTGTTGActgcagcacactgctataATAAGTCAGTGATCAG AAGTGTTGAAGTCTGGGCAGGTGTTCATCCAAAGAGAGCATACCAAAAGTTTAACATTCAGGAACGTGACATCCATATATTTGATGTAACTGAGAGAACAGGTGACATCATGCTGCTCAAACTTCCTGGACCTGTAAGTGGAATCACTCCTGCTAAGCTTCCTGATTCCTCCTGTCAGACTCCTGTTAAtggagagcagctgcagatCGCTGGTCACGGATCTACTGTTAACCAAACTG GACCTGTTGACCTGAAACAACCTCTGCAGTGTCTTGATCTGAAAGTCACACGCTGTCCTCAACTCATAAACAACTATTTGTGTGGTAAAGGTCTTCCTAATAACCCACCTGCCTTCACTTGCAAG GGCGACTCCGGTGGAGGCTGGCTGAAGAAGAGGTTTGGGAGAAGGAGTGTGATCTATGGAGTTCACAAAGGTTCACATCTTACTTTTAGCAAAATTGCTTAttccacaagtgtgtgtgctcctccTATCAGGAAGTGGATAAATTATATCATGACTAATCACTGA